In Oncorhynchus kisutch isolate 150728-3 linkage group LG7, Okis_V2, whole genome shotgun sequence, one DNA window encodes the following:
- the LOC109894158 gene encoding lecithin retinol acyltransferase, with protein sequence MFDSLTFLVEKLSLLSNFKLFEFKWTDRQRNEAGCKERTMHSHAPLSLQRGDLLEVPRTLFTHFGIYLGDNKVAHLIPDIMPVLTNDKMIIKTVITNKRLIMGCLYKCATVRVDTLEDFVYGSNILVNHMDRKCKAQQPFPNEEVAERAEQLVGAIPYSLLWNNCEHFVTYCRYGSAKSQQTEMFCECLKSIIQDQRSVFLSVLLGMIYIVCFGLAPSTTLPTTLISFTLWMAG encoded by the exons ATGTTCGACTCGTTGACATTTCTCGTCGAGAAGCTATCCCTTCTCTCCAACTTCAAACTTTTCGAGTTTAAATGGACGGATAGGCAACGCAATGAGGCGGGATGCAAAGAGCGCACGATGCACAGTCACGCGCCGTTGTCTCTCCAGAGAGGGGACCTTTTGGAGGTGCCGAGAACTTTGTTCACGCACTTCGGTATCTACTTGGGTGACAACAAAGTCGCTCACCTGATCCCGGATATCATGCCCGTGCTAACCAACGATAAGATGATCATCAAAACAGTTATCACAAATAAGAGACTCATCATGGGTTGCTTGTACAAGTGTGCCACGGTGCGCGTGGACACCTTGGAGGACTTTGTGTATGGCTCAAACATATTGGTGAATCATATGGATAGAAAATGCAAGGCGCAACAACCGTTCCCAAATGAAGAGGTTGCAGAGAGGGCAGAACAACTCGTCGGCGCCATCCCTTACAGTTTACTATGGAATAACTGTGAACATTTTGTTACATACTGCAGATACGGTTCAGCGAAAAGTCAGCAAACGGAAATG TTTTGTGAGTGCCTGAAATCAATCATCCAAGACCAGAGGAGTGTCTTTCTCAGCGTTCTCCTGGGAATGATCTACATCGTCTGCTTTGGCCTCGCACCTTCAACTACATTACCCACAACCCTCATCTCCTTCACTCTGTGGATGGCCGGCTGA
- the LOC109893850 gene encoding lecithin retinol acyltransferase — MITFLQLLSLFFIASKVDEEDKDKDSKYDLSLYKRGDLLEVPRTLFTHFGIYLGNNRVAHFIPDILPVFTKNKAAIGKMVTNNRLILGVIAKSASVRVDSLADFAYGSEILVNHMDKLCSQPPLEGDEVARRAEKLMGSMTYSLLWYNCEHYVMYCRYGMAISYQTYQFCLTVRKIICSRMNAYLTALCGTGTVLYLGSITLLNTVPTLLVPFTIWMAS; from the exons ATGATTACCTTCCTCCAACTCCTCAGCCTCTTCTTCATTGCTTCCAAAGTGGATGAAGAGGACAAGGACAAAGACTCTAAGTATGACCTGTCCTTGTACAAACGTGGCGACCTTTTGGAAGTTCCTAGAACTCTCTTCACCCATTTCGGCATCTACCTGGGCAACAACCGGGTGGCCCACTTCATCCCAGACATCCTTCCGGTATTCACCAAGAACAAGGCTGCCATCGGCAAGATGGTGACCAACAACCGGCTGATTCTAGGGGTGATCGCCAAGTCGGCGAGCGTCAGGGTGGACTCGTTGGCCGATTTTGCCTATGGCTCGGAGATCCTGGTCAACCACATGGACAAGCTGTGCAGCCAGCCCCCCCTGGAGGGGGACGAGGTGGCCAGGAGGGCAGAGAAGCTCATGGGCTCCATGACCTACAGTTTGCTGTGGTACAACTGTGAACACTACGTCATGTACTGCCGCTATGGCATGGCCATCAGCTACCAGACCTACCAG TTCTGTTTGACAGTGAGGAAGATCATCTGCAGCAGGATGAACGCCTACCTCACAGCTCTGTGTGGAACGGGCACCGTGTTATACCTGGGCTCCATAACGCTGCTCAACACAGTACCCACCCTGCTTGTCCCCTTCACCATCTGGATGGCATCGTAA